A window from Hemicordylus capensis ecotype Gifberg chromosome 2, rHemCap1.1.pri, whole genome shotgun sequence encodes these proteins:
- the LOC128347429 gene encoding zinc finger protein 420-like isoform X1 — translation MGKKDSAGLDAGNSPDATQAVGDSENSGGFWERTTQKIVSGYQDAKGPQEIFNQQNNFCSQWVMPEKNTKNQTMDLVVLARFQPTLPQEMKSWVREYRAKNSSQVVALAQGLSQAEKKKEEQQIPGLLSEAAPGFSEAERAPLDVKQRPLSRWTLQEVGGASTLLGTGTTLSMDCRPSFLAVGMEEDSMQADQALVTFEEVAVHFTEEEWALLDQDQRALHREVMEENYENVSSLAGASWDIENEGNCHRGLLAGAGRTQKEQQRIKTQVKQKRRNGSPASPHDELHTITILGGKENVVEKTLCPFYRWSFSSESSLQPHENIHTEEKPYKCLECGKSFSQSAHLTSHQGIHTGEKRYRCLECGKGFSRSSNLTSHQRIHTGEKPYTCLECGKSFSQRAHLTVHQRIHTGEKPYTCLECGKSFSVSSHLNTHQRIHMGEKPYRCFECGKAFSKSTGLTVHQRIHTGEKPYTCLECGKSFLRSDSLTSHQRIHTEEKPYRCFECGKAFSKSTDLTVHQRIHTGEKPYTCLECGKSFHQSSGLTTHQRIHTGEKPYTCLECGKSFSVSSHLKTHQRIHTGEKPYICLECGKSFRYRSGLISHQRIHTVEKPYKCLQCGKGFIQIGYLTTHQRIHTGEKPYTCLECGKSFFHRVRLTLHQRIHTGEKPYRCLECGKGFRHNRNLTSHQKTLCPFYRRSFSSQSSLQPHENIHTEEKPYKCLECGKSFSQSAHLTSHQRIHTGEKRYRCLECGKGFSRSTNLTSHQRIHTGEKRYRCLECGKGFSRSTNLTSHQRIHTGEKPYTCLECGKSFRESSSLTTHQRIHTGEKPYTCLECGKSFSVSSHLNTHQKIHTGEKPYKCFECGKAFSTSTDLTVHQRIHTGEKPYTCLECGKSFCQSSGLTTHQRIHTGEKPYTCLECGKSFSYRSGLISHQRIHMGEKPYKCLQCGRGFIQIEYLTTHQRIHTAEKPYTCLECGKGFSRSKYLTSHQMVHTGKKPYRCLECGKGFRQNRSLTSHQKLHTSVPI, via the exons ATGGGAAAGAAAGATTCTGCTGGCCTTGATGCAGGAAACAGCCCTGATGCCACCCAGGCAGTGGGGGATTCTGAGAATAgtgggggattctgggaaagGACCACACAGAAGATCGTGAGTGGCTACCAGGATGCCAAGGGCCCCCAAGAGATTTTTAACCAACAGAACAACTTTTGCAGTCAATGGGTAATGCCAGAAAAAAACACGAAAAATCAGACCATGGACCTGGTGGTCCTGGCAAGGTTCCAGCCCACCCTACCACAGGAGATGAAGAGCTGGGTCAGGGAATACAGAGCGAAGAATAGTTCCCAGGTGGTGGCCCTGGCACAAGGTTTGAGCCAGgcagagaagaagaaggaagagcaaCAG ATTCCAGGACTGTTGTCAGAAGCAGCTCCTGGTTTCTCCGAGGCAGAGAGGGCTCCATTGGATGTCAAGCAGAGGCCGTTGTCCAGGTGGACCTTGCAGGAAGTTGGTGGAGCTTCCACCTTGCTGG GTACTGGAACGACTCTGTCAATGGATTGTCGGCCATCTTTTCTTGCTGTTGGAATGGAAGAGGATTCAATGCAAGCAGATCAA gctctggtgacctttgaggaggtggctgtgcatttcacggaggaggagtgggctctgttGGATCaagaccaaagagccctgcacagggaagtcatggaggagaattatGAGAATGtgtcctctctgg CAGGTGCCAGTTGGGATATTGAGAATGAGGGAAACTGCCACAGAGGATTGTTGGCTGGTGCTGGAAGAACACAGAAGGAACAGCAAAGAATAAAAACTCAGGTCAagcagaagaggaggaatggatctcctgcttctcctcaTGATGAATTGCATACAATCACAAtactggggggaaaggagaacgTAGTAGAGAAGACTCTTTGCCCTTTCTACAGGTGGAGCTTCAGTTCTGAATCCAGCCTTCAACCTCATGAGAATATACATACAGaggagaaaccatacaaatgcttggaatgtgggaaaagcttcagtcaaaGTGCACATCTCACTTCACACCAagggattcacacaggagagaaacgatatagatgcttggagtgtgggaagggtTTCAGTCGCAGCTCAAAcctgacttcacaccaaaggattcacacaggagagaaaccatatacatgcttggagtgtggaaagagcttcagtcaaaggGCACATCTCActgtacatcaaaggattcacacaggagagaaaccatatacatgcttggaatgtggaaagagcttcagtgtgagTTCACACCTCAAtacacatcaaaggattcacatgggagagaaaccatatagatgttTTGAGTGTGGAAAGGCCTTCAGTAAAAGTACAGGTCTCActgtacatcaaaggattcacacaggagagaaaccatatacatgcttggagtgtggaaagagcttccttcGATCTGACTCCCtcacttcacaccaaaggattcacacagaagagaaaccgtatagatgctttgagtgtggaaaggcCTTCAGTAAAAGTACAGATCTCActgtacatcaaaggattcacacaggagagaaaccatatacatgcttggagtgtggaaagagcttccatcAGAGCTCAGGTCTGACTACACAccagagaattcacacaggagaaaaaccttatacatgcttggaatgtggaaagagcttcagtgtgagTTCACACCTCAAaacacatcaaaggattcacacaggagagaaaccatatatatgcttggagtgtggaaagagcttccgttatagatcaggcctgatttcacaccaaaggattcacacggtagagaaaccatataaatgtttgcagtGTGGTAAGGGTTTCATTCAGATTGGATATCTCACtacacatcaaaggattcacacaggagagaaaccatatacatgcttggagtgtggaaagagcttctttcaTCGAGTAAGGCTGACtttacatcaaaggattcacacaggagagaaaccatatagatgcttggaatgtggaaagggcttcagacACAACAGAAACCTGACTTCTCATCAAAAGACTCTTTGCCCTTTCTACAGGAGGAGCTTCAGTTCTCAATCTAGTCTTCAACCTCATGAGAATATACATACAGaagagaaaccatacaaatgcttggaatgtgggaaaagcttcagtcaaaGTGCACATCTCACTTCACACcagaggattcacacaggagagaaacgatatagatgcttggagtgtgggaagggtTTCAGTCGCAGCACAAAcctgacttcacaccaaaggattcacacaggagagaaacgatatagatgcttggagtgtggaaagggtttCAGTCGCAGCACAAAcctgacttcacaccaaaggattcacacaggagagaaaccatatacatgcttggagtgtggaaagagcttccgtgaGAGCTCAAGCCTGACTACACAccagagaattcacacaggagaaaaaccttatacatgcttggaatgtggaaagagcttcagtgtgagTTCACACCTCAATACACATCAAAAgattcacactggagagaaaccatataaatgctttgagtgtggaaaggcCTTCAGTACAAGTACAGATCTCActgtacatcaaaggattcacacaggagagaaaccatatacatgcttggagtgtggaaagagcttctgtcagAGCTCAGGCCTGACTACACAccagagaattcacacaggagaaaaaccttatacatgcttggaatgtggaaagagcttcagttatagatcaggcctgatttcacaccaaaggattcacatgggagagaaaccatataaatgtttgcagtGTGGTAGGGGTTTCATTCAGATTGAATATCTCACtacacaccaaaggattcacacagctgagaaaccatatacatgcttggagtgtggtaaGGGCTTCAGTCGAAGTAAATATCTCACTTCACACCAGATGGTTCACACAGGGAAGAAACCATATAggtgcttggagtgcggaaagggCTTCAGACAGAACAGAAGCCTGACTTCTCATCAAAAGCTTCATACTAGTGTTCCCATATAA
- the LOC128347429 gene encoding zinc finger protein 420-like isoform X2 translates to MGKKDSAGLDAGNSPDATQAVGDSENSGGFWERTTQKIVSGYQDAKGPQEIFNQQNNFCSQWVMPEKNTKNQTMDLVVLARFQPTLPQEMKSWVREYRAKNSSQVVALAQGLSQAEKKKEEQQIPGLLSEAAPGFSEAERAPLDVKQRPLSRWTLQEVGGASTLLGTGTTLSMDCRPSFLAVGMEEDSMQADQALVTFEEVAVHFTEEEWALLDQDQRALHREVMEENYENVSSLGASWDIENEGNCHRGLLAGAGRTQKEQQRIKTQVKQKRRNGSPASPHDELHTITILGGKENVVEKTLCPFYRWSFSSESSLQPHENIHTEEKPYKCLECGKSFSQSAHLTSHQGIHTGEKRYRCLECGKGFSRSSNLTSHQRIHTGEKPYTCLECGKSFSQRAHLTVHQRIHTGEKPYTCLECGKSFSVSSHLNTHQRIHMGEKPYRCFECGKAFSKSTGLTVHQRIHTGEKPYTCLECGKSFLRSDSLTSHQRIHTEEKPYRCFECGKAFSKSTDLTVHQRIHTGEKPYTCLECGKSFHQSSGLTTHQRIHTGEKPYTCLECGKSFSVSSHLKTHQRIHTGEKPYICLECGKSFRYRSGLISHQRIHTVEKPYKCLQCGKGFIQIGYLTTHQRIHTGEKPYTCLECGKSFFHRVRLTLHQRIHTGEKPYRCLECGKGFRHNRNLTSHQKTLCPFYRRSFSSQSSLQPHENIHTEEKPYKCLECGKSFSQSAHLTSHQRIHTGEKRYRCLECGKGFSRSTNLTSHQRIHTGEKRYRCLECGKGFSRSTNLTSHQRIHTGEKPYTCLECGKSFRESSSLTTHQRIHTGEKPYTCLECGKSFSVSSHLNTHQKIHTGEKPYKCFECGKAFSTSTDLTVHQRIHTGEKPYTCLECGKSFCQSSGLTTHQRIHTGEKPYTCLECGKSFSYRSGLISHQRIHMGEKPYKCLQCGRGFIQIEYLTTHQRIHTAEKPYTCLECGKGFSRSKYLTSHQMVHTGKKPYRCLECGKGFRQNRSLTSHQKLHTSVPI, encoded by the exons ATGGGAAAGAAAGATTCTGCTGGCCTTGATGCAGGAAACAGCCCTGATGCCACCCAGGCAGTGGGGGATTCTGAGAATAgtgggggattctgggaaagGACCACACAGAAGATCGTGAGTGGCTACCAGGATGCCAAGGGCCCCCAAGAGATTTTTAACCAACAGAACAACTTTTGCAGTCAATGGGTAATGCCAGAAAAAAACACGAAAAATCAGACCATGGACCTGGTGGTCCTGGCAAGGTTCCAGCCCACCCTACCACAGGAGATGAAGAGCTGGGTCAGGGAATACAGAGCGAAGAATAGTTCCCAGGTGGTGGCCCTGGCACAAGGTTTGAGCCAGgcagagaagaagaaggaagagcaaCAG ATTCCAGGACTGTTGTCAGAAGCAGCTCCTGGTTTCTCCGAGGCAGAGAGGGCTCCATTGGATGTCAAGCAGAGGCCGTTGTCCAGGTGGACCTTGCAGGAAGTTGGTGGAGCTTCCACCTTGCTGG GTACTGGAACGACTCTGTCAATGGATTGTCGGCCATCTTTTCTTGCTGTTGGAATGGAAGAGGATTCAATGCAAGCAGATCAA gctctggtgacctttgaggaggtggctgtgcatttcacggaggaggagtgggctctgttGGATCaagaccaaagagccctgcacagggaagtcatggaggagaattatGAGAATGtgtcctctctgg GTGCCAGTTGGGATATTGAGAATGAGGGAAACTGCCACAGAGGATTGTTGGCTGGTGCTGGAAGAACACAGAAGGAACAGCAAAGAATAAAAACTCAGGTCAagcagaagaggaggaatggatctcctgcttctcctcaTGATGAATTGCATACAATCACAAtactggggggaaaggagaacgTAGTAGAGAAGACTCTTTGCCCTTTCTACAGGTGGAGCTTCAGTTCTGAATCCAGCCTTCAACCTCATGAGAATATACATACAGaggagaaaccatacaaatgcttggaatgtgggaaaagcttcagtcaaaGTGCACATCTCACTTCACACCAagggattcacacaggagagaaacgatatagatgcttggagtgtgggaagggtTTCAGTCGCAGCTCAAAcctgacttcacaccaaaggattcacacaggagagaaaccatatacatgcttggagtgtggaaagagcttcagtcaaaggGCACATCTCActgtacatcaaaggattcacacaggagagaaaccatatacatgcttggaatgtggaaagagcttcagtgtgagTTCACACCTCAAtacacatcaaaggattcacatgggagagaaaccatatagatgttTTGAGTGTGGAAAGGCCTTCAGTAAAAGTACAGGTCTCActgtacatcaaaggattcacacaggagagaaaccatatacatgcttggagtgtggaaagagcttccttcGATCTGACTCCCtcacttcacaccaaaggattcacacagaagagaaaccgtatagatgctttgagtgtggaaaggcCTTCAGTAAAAGTACAGATCTCActgtacatcaaaggattcacacaggagagaaaccatatacatgcttggagtgtggaaagagcttccatcAGAGCTCAGGTCTGACTACACAccagagaattcacacaggagaaaaaccttatacatgcttggaatgtggaaagagcttcagtgtgagTTCACACCTCAAaacacatcaaaggattcacacaggagagaaaccatatatatgcttggagtgtggaaagagcttccgttatagatcaggcctgatttcacaccaaaggattcacacggtagagaaaccatataaatgtttgcagtGTGGTAAGGGTTTCATTCAGATTGGATATCTCACtacacatcaaaggattcacacaggagagaaaccatatacatgcttggagtgtggaaagagcttctttcaTCGAGTAAGGCTGACtttacatcaaaggattcacacaggagagaaaccatatagatgcttggaatgtggaaagggcttcagacACAACAGAAACCTGACTTCTCATCAAAAGACTCTTTGCCCTTTCTACAGGAGGAGCTTCAGTTCTCAATCTAGTCTTCAACCTCATGAGAATATACATACAGaagagaaaccatacaaatgcttggaatgtgggaaaagcttcagtcaaaGTGCACATCTCACTTCACACcagaggattcacacaggagagaaacgatatagatgcttggagtgtgggaagggtTTCAGTCGCAGCACAAAcctgacttcacaccaaaggattcacacaggagagaaacgatatagatgcttggagtgtggaaagggtttCAGTCGCAGCACAAAcctgacttcacaccaaaggattcacacaggagagaaaccatatacatgcttggagtgtggaaagagcttccgtgaGAGCTCAAGCCTGACTACACAccagagaattcacacaggagaaaaaccttatacatgcttggaatgtggaaagagcttcagtgtgagTTCACACCTCAATACACATCAAAAgattcacactggagagaaaccatataaatgctttgagtgtggaaaggcCTTCAGTACAAGTACAGATCTCActgtacatcaaaggattcacacaggagagaaaccatatacatgcttggagtgtggaaagagcttctgtcagAGCTCAGGCCTGACTACACAccagagaattcacacaggagaaaaaccttatacatgcttggaatgtggaaagagcttcagttatagatcaggcctgatttcacaccaaaggattcacatgggagagaaaccatataaatgtttgcagtGTGGTAGGGGTTTCATTCAGATTGAATATCTCACtacacaccaaaggattcacacagctgagaaaccatatacatgcttggagtgtggtaaGGGCTTCAGTCGAAGTAAATATCTCACTTCACACCAGATGGTTCACACAGGGAAGAAACCATATAggtgcttggagtgcggaaagggCTTCAGACAGAACAGAAGCCTGACTTCTCATCAAAAGCTTCATACTAGTGTTCCCATATAA